In the Streptomyces sp. WMMC940 genome, CCGCCTTCGGTCCCGAGAAGTAGCTCGCCAGCGGCAGACCGGTGGTGTCGCGGAAGCGGTCCTGTCCGTCCGCGCCGCCGAGTTCGGCGCAGAGCGCCGAGGTGCGGGTGTCCTGCCAGACGACGGCGTTGTGCACGGGCCTGCCCGTCGACCGGTCCCAGAGCACCGTGGTCTCGCGCTGGTTGGTGATGCCGAGGGCGCTGAGCTGCCCCGCGCGCAGTCCCGCCCCGGCGAGCGCTCCGGCGACCACCGCCTGCACCTTGGACCAGATCTCGGTGGCGTCGTGCTCGACCCAGCCCGGCTTGGGGAAGATCTGACGGTGCTCCCGCCGGTCGACGGCGACGATCGCGCCGTGCTGGTCGAAGATGATGCAGCGGCTGGACGTGGTGCCCTGGTCGATGGCGGCGACGTATTTCTGGGAGGTGTCCGTCATGACGTCCTCTTGTCGGATGGCGCTGCCCTGAGGCTGCGGTGGGAAGGGTGCTGTCCGGTCGGAGCTCCCGGAGCACGCTGTCTGTGCGGCGGATCAGAAGACGATGTTGAAGATCAGGCCCGAGAGGAGTCCGCCGATGAGCGGTCCGGCCACGGGCACCCAGGCGTAACCCCAGTCGGACGTCCCCTTGTTGGGGATCGGCAGCATCGAGTGCGCCAGCCGGGGGCCCAGGTCGCGGGCGGGGTTGATGGCGTATCCGGTCGGGCCGCCGAGTGACAGCCCGATGCCGACGACGAGCAGCGAGACCAGCAGGACCGAGATCCCGGAGCCGTAGATCCCCGCCGCCTCGCCCGGGACCTGGCCGATGCCGATGCCGGCGTTCCGCCCGAAGGCCAGGATCGGCAGCACCAGCCCGACCGTGGCGATGGTCTCGGTGACGAGGTTGGCGGTGGGACTGCGGATCTCCGGGGCGGTCGAGAAGATCCCCAGCGTGGGCTGGGCGTTCGCGGGGTCGGCGTTCGCCCGGAACTGGGCGTGGTAGGCGAGCCAGGCCAGTACGGCCCCGAGGAGCGCCCCGGCCAGCTGGGACAGGACGTACAGCGGGACCTTGCCCCACTCGCCGGTGTCGACGGCGATGCCCACGGTCACGGCCGGGTTGAGGTGGCCGCCGGACAGCGGAGCCGCCGTGTACGCGCCCGCCAGTACGCCGAACCCCCAGCCGAAGGCGATGACGATCCAGCCGGACGCCTTGGCCTTGGAGTGGTTGAGGGTCACCGCGGCGCAGACCCCCGCGCCGAAGAGAATCAGGATCGCCGTGCCGATGAACTCGCCGAGGAAGATGTCTGCGTTGCTCATGGCGGCTCCAGGGCTGGGTGTGGTTCCCATGGCTACGGAGCGTGGAGGCAGGGCGGAGTGCGGGGCCGTGCCGTGCGCGGTCTCCGTGACGAGCGTGGTGAGCGTGCCGTGACGCCGTGCTGCCGTGGGCAGCGGCGCCGACGAAGAGGCAGTTTTCCCCCGGGTTACCGCCCCGTCAAGGTCGCCTGCACCACAGGGGCTCCGGTCAGCGTCTCCGGTCTTGCGCACG is a window encoding:
- a CDS encoding MIP/aquaporin family protein, producing MSNADIFLGEFIGTAILILFGAGVCAAVTLNHSKAKASGWIVIAFGWGFGVLAGAYTAAPLSGGHLNPAVTVGIAVDTGEWGKVPLYVLSQLAGALLGAVLAWLAYHAQFRANADPANAQPTLGIFSTAPEIRSPTANLVTETIATVGLVLPILAFGRNAGIGIGQVPGEAAGIYGSGISVLLVSLLVVGIGLSLGGPTGYAINPARDLGPRLAHSMLPIPNKGTSDWGYAWVPVAGPLIGGLLSGLIFNIVF